In Tachysurus fulvidraco isolate hzauxx_2018 chromosome 3, HZAU_PFXX_2.0, whole genome shotgun sequence, a single window of DNA contains:
- the LOC125140914 gene encoding uncharacterized protein C2orf66 homolog, giving the protein MLTVLVLAAVIMVSVESDTSSTEEWKSLSNPKSRMLFFKILQSYLDGREGQTAVDSSLANTALDKYSNFLYNSNYDVE; this is encoded by the exons AT gtTGACTGTACTGGTTTTAGCAGCAGTGATCATGGTCTCAGTTGAATCGGACACCTCAAGCACAGAAGAGTGGAAATCTCTGAGCAATCCCAAAAGCAGAATGCTG TTTTTCAAGATCCTACAATCGTATCTTGATGGACGAGAAGGTCAAACAGCAGTGGACAGCAGCCTGGCAAATACTGCACTGGACAAATACAGCAACTTTCTCTATAACAGCAATTATGATGTTGAATga